Part of the Rhodoflexus caldus genome, CGGCTACTATTATTTTTTCGTCAGTACTTGTTTCATCCTGTACCTTAGCTACGTAGTAAAAGTCGCCGCTGACAATATCGCGCGGTCGGTAGAAGACAAAACTATCGCTGAAATACTCTTTCAGGCGGCCTTCGGTGGGCAGTAGGGCGGTTTGAATGCGCTGTGCATAGCTGATACTTGCAGTAATGGCATTGCGCTGATTTTGGATTTCCTCATTTTGCAAGTGCAGTATTTTGTTTTGCTCCTCCATCAGGCTGCTTTGTGCCAAAATCTCTTCTTTTTGTTGCTCTAACTCAATGTTTTTATGCGCAATTTCATTGTTCTTTCTGATTAGCATTTGATTGGCCGCTTGTTTTTGCCGATTGTTTCTGTAAACAACCGCCAGCAATATACCGCCCATCACTGCCAGCGCCATAAAAAAATAAGTCAGAATTTGGGCTGCTTTGGCCTCTTCCTCTTTCAGGCGCTTATCCTTTTGCAGCATCTCTATTTCCGCCTGTTTCTTTTCTGTTTCATAAATGGTCTGCATTTGCGACATCTGGCGGGCGCTGTTTTCGTTAAAAATAGATTCATGCAGCGCTATGTATTGTTGCTGGTGCTGAAATGCTTCTTTAAAATTTCCCTGCAGGGCAAATATTTCAGCCGCTAAGGCATGGGCATCCTTCTCAAAAATCTTGTTTTGCAATTCGCGACTTATCAGAATGGCTTCGTTGAGGTGTTCAATGGCCTTGGAGTAGTTTTTCAGTTTTTTTTGTACTTGCGCAAGCTGAATGAGATATTCGGCTACGCTTGCCAAGTCTTCTATGCTGCGAAAAATGCGGATACTTTCGCCAATGTTATTCAGGGCTTCGCCGTAGCGCTTTTCAGCTATTCTGCATTTGCCGATGATGCCCAGCGAAAAAGCGACGCAGTCCTGCATATTGGGATGGTTGCGGCTGACCTGCATGGATTTTTCCTGATACGCAATGGCTTTGTCGTATTCTCCCATTTCCTGATATGCCTCCCCGATGTTGAGCAGATAAACAGCGGCGGCTTCTGTTAGCTGTTGCTCCTGCGCCAGCTCGAGTGCCTTTCTGTAATACTCCAATGCCTTATCATACTTCTTCTGGCGGAAATACAAAATGCCGATGCTGTTATAGCTCCGCGCTTGCGATGAGCGGATATTGATTTGTTCGCTGATTTTGAGTGCCTGTAACTTATAGTCCAGCGCCAGCGCATATTCGCCGAATCGTTCGTAAAATGTACCGATAATGCCTAAGGCTGCGCTTTCGCCTCTTTTAAAATCAAGTTGTCGGGCAAGTTCCAGCGCTTCTTTGGCGTATTTAAAAGAAGATGCGGGGTCACTGTTGGAAGCTGTAAAGCCAAGCTGATTCAGCACATGCACGCGGGAAGTATCCGTAGTATAAGGCAGAATTTGCAACAGGCTGTCCATGATAGATTTACTGTTTTGTGCCTGTACGGAAAAAGCAGCGCACATCAGCAGCAAATACGAAAAAACAGGTCTTAGAAACCGCATATGAACAAAAGTAGTGCATTTTGTCTGCAAAAAACATTACTTTTAAAACAACTAAACCACAACACTCCTATGCGGTATCGTTTTTTCATGCTGTATATTTCATGGTTACTGACAGGCAATCCGACGCTCTTTGCGCAGAAAGTAAAGGAAGTAAAGGCTTTTCAGATAGAAGCCGGACAAACCGAACGCCGTCTGCAACTGCATGAAAAATACGACGAGCGGGGCAATCTTATTTATTCCTACCGACCGGATTTGTACTGCACGATGGAGTACAGTTATGATGAACAAAACCGATTGAGCCGCTCCTACCAAATGTGTGGGGAAAGTTTTTGGAACGGTTCTATGGTTTACAGCTATCCTGCCAAAAACTTAGTGGTGGTGCGCAGCGAAGAAATGGTTGGCGGCAGCTACTTGCGGCGCGATACACTCAATGCACAAAATCGCATACAGGCAAGTTGGTCTTATTGGGTGCAGGAAGGCGAAACGGCGGACTCCATGATTACTCATATCAGCTACACCTACTCTCCCAAAGGTTTGCTGCTGCGCACGCACACGCAAACCATTACGTATGATAAACGCAACCCAAAAGTGCCCGACAGCCGCACCAATGATTTTGAAGAGTTTGAATATAACAGCCGCGATAGCCTGACGGCAAAATACGTTTATGCAGAAAATCCTCAGCAAAAGCGAATGGTTTATCAGGCGCGTTATGACAGCCTCACAGGCAGAAAGACAGAATCCTTTGAGCAGCCATATGCGGAAGGCGGCGTTACGCGCAGCGAATACCTGTATGACGAGCAAGGTCGTTTAAGTCATTTTAAGAACTGGTATCTGCCGTCGGAGGAAGCCGAATGGATGATGACAAGAGAAGTGCTATATCGCTACCCCAATGAGCAGGAGCGAGTGGAAGTTTGGCGTTCTTACTATGAAAATACGTTTGACTCCGAAGAAGTTCGAACGTTCCAAAACGACTTGCCGGTGCGCATTACCATTCTGGATGCGCAGGGGCAAGGGCGGCAATTAGTCATTTATGAATACACCTACTACAACTGATGTTGTTACCAGATGCCATGGTTAAAATCTGATTCGCTGACGGTTTTGTAGCGAATCATCAGTTTTTTTCGGACGGCTTTTTCCAAATCTTTAAAGGGGAAAGCAATCAGCGGAAGGTCTGCCCGCTTGGGGTTTATTTCGGCAGGCAGCGAAAACACCCACATGTCCAAATTTCGCCAGCGTTCGGCATAAACAATCACAATATCCTGTTCGGTAAACCGCAGCGTGCCTGCTATGTTGGTATAGGTGAGTTTTTCGGGAATCTGTTGCACCGATACAATCATGCGGCGGACGCTATCCGGTTCAAAGCCGGTTAAACGGGCTTTTCGCATGGCTTTAACGGCACGCGGGAATAAAGTTTTGGCTTGTCGGTCTTTTTGTCGGGCTAAGTTACAGGCAGCAAGTGTACCTTCACTTGTAACAGCCTGCGCAAACTCCAACTGAATGGTGCTGCGGCAAC contains:
- a CDS encoding tetratricopeptide repeat protein, with the translated sequence MRFLRPVFSYLLLMCAAFSVQAQNSKSIMDSLLQILPYTTDTSRVHVLNQLGFTASNSDPASSFKYAKEALELARQLDFKRGESAALGIIGTFYERFGEYALALDYKLQALKISEQINIRSSQARSYNSIGILYFRQKKYDKALEYYRKALELAQEQQLTEAAAVYLLNIGEAYQEMGEYDKAIAYQEKSMQVSRNHPNMQDCVAFSLGIIGKCRIAEKRYGEALNNIGESIRIFRSIEDLASVAEYLIQLAQVQKKLKNYSKAIEHLNEAILISRELQNKIFEKDAHALAAEIFALQGNFKEAFQHQQQYIALHESIFNENSARQMSQMQTIYETEKKQAEIEMLQKDKRLKEEEAKAAQILTYFFMALAVMGGILLAVVYRNNRQKQAANQMLIRKNNEIAHKNIELEQQKEEILAQSSLMEEQNKILHLQNEEIQNQRNAITASISYAQRIQTALLPTEGRLKEYFSDSFVFYRPRDIVSGDFYYVAKVQDETSTDEKIIVAAIDCTGHGVPGALMSMIGNSILNQLIDVQGITSPAQILEELNRKVRIILRQDSSDNRDGMDIALCTIDRQTQTLHFAGAKSDLYIIQNDELRIVRGDRYSIGGYQIEEKRNFTEQTIPIEQGIKCYMTTDGFKDQFGGTANKKFSSQRFRELLLDVQQLPMQQQRKQIAQTFDLWKGSQPQTDDVLVMGWQC